One stretch of Nitrospirota bacterium DNA includes these proteins:
- a CDS encoding septal ring lytic transglycosylase RlpA family protein, giving the protein MKRPLLLLIIVLLLPACAASRHETRSEDRYMVASWYGKKFHGRLTASGETYNMYARTAAHKTLPFGTKLKITNPENGRSVVVKVNDRGPFIRGRDIDLSYGAAKKIGLIHKGTARVRVNYMGRDMSFVRPVKYVSSSAGPFTIQIASFRDYKNAGDLKSALSRTYRKVYIRKISIRGNRYYRVMIGKFTDRKYADRLAENLSREGYRILVTKYREVL; this is encoded by the coding sequence ATGAAAAGGCCTCTGCTGCTTTTAATTATTGTATTGCTGTTACCGGCATGCGCTGCCTCAAGACATGAAACAAGGTCTGAAGACCGTTACATGGTAGCCTCCTGGTATGGCAAGAAATTCCACGGAAGGCTGACCGCCTCGGGCGAGACTTATAATATGTATGCCCGGACAGCAGCACACAAGACCCTGCCCTTTGGTACAAAACTCAAGATTACCAATCCGGAAAACGGACGCTCGGTTGTGGTAAAGGTTAATGACCGGGGACCCTTTATACGTGGCAGGGATATAGACCTTTCATATGGTGCCGCAAAAAAGATAGGGTTGATACATAAAGGCACTGCAAGGGTGCGGGTGAATTATATGGGAAGGGACATGTCCTTTGTCCGGCCGGTAAAGTACGTCTCCTCTTCCGCCGGTCCATTTACCATACAGATCGCATCATTCCGTGATTATAAAAACGCCGGTGATCTGAAATCAGCGCTGTCACGCACTTACCGCAAGGTCTATATCAGAAAAATCTCGATAAGGGGTAACCGTTACTACAGGGTCATGATAGGAAAGTTCACAGACCGCAAATATGCCGACAGACTGGCTGAAAACCTCTCCAGAGAGGGTTACAGGATACTTGTAACGAAATACAGGGAGGTGCTTTAA